Genomic segment of Scardovia inopinata JCM 12537:
CCCTACCAAATGGAGCACTATTGAAGCCTGGTTTTCTGCCCGGTCCTCCAGAATCATCTATCTTGTCGTCACTTTTGTTGTCGCCTTTTTTCTTATAAAGTGGGTTACCCGCCTTACTCAAACAGCTTTTAACCGGACCAAACTCCCCAGCGCCACCCTGTTCATCAACATCCTCCGCATTTTCCTCTGGTTCATAGCTGTTTTAATTGTTCTTAAACCTGTTTTTGGCATTACTCCCAGTACCTTCATCGCTGCTCTGGGAGTTGGTGGTCTTGCCGTATCCCTCGGTTTGCAGGATACTATTTCAAATCTGGTCGGAGGATTCACTCTTATGATGGGAAAGGTTATTTCCCCAGGAGACACCATTAAAATCAACGATTCTGTGGGAACTGTTAAAGACATTACCTGGCGTCACACCATAATTCGCGAGCGCACAGGCAGCGAAATCTGGATCCCCAACTCGGTTCTTAACTCCACACAGTTGGAAAAACTGCCCACCACCAACGCTGCTTTCACTACCGTTCCCTTTGTTATGAGAGGCGACACCAATGTTTCTATGGCCAGCAAACGAATTCTGGAATTAGTTGGCCGTGCAACTTCTCAGTTAAGTCTGAAGAAAACTAACCCGTCAGTGCGTTTTACTGGCTTCAGTCCTTATGGGATTACTGGCGAAATAGTACTCTATGCTGCCCACGGAGTAAGTTTTGCCCAGATCGCTGATGCAGCGTCCCGGGCCATTGCCGGAGAAGATTACATAGTTCAGAATGGCAGTGAAGAGCCTCTGGCTGGGCCGGTACCAGTAGAAGATAATCAGGAAACAATAGCTTTTAAGCCTTCCAAGCAACTCAAGCAGGGCGAAATCGCGCCGCAAGCCGTGGTGCAGGAGCGGTCCAGGGAAAACTTAAAACAACCTTCCATGGTGAACCCTCCAAGAAATCAAGACAAAGATCGTGGCCAGACTTTAAGCAAAAATTCTCAGGAGGCACAGGGGAACCCCTATGTTAACAGAATCCTGAAAAAACTGGTATCAGCAACAGAATCGCGGGAAAACCGTAAAAAAAGAAGGAACCGTTCTTCAGGCGCAGTTGGTGGTAAAAATGAAAGAAAGCCATCGGATATATCAGCATCTCCAACCAATCCCGAAGTCATCCGCCAAATTGGGGTGGTAGCTAATCCAGATAAGGTGGAAGCAATTTCGACCACCCAGATGCGACGATTCAATAAACCTCGTCATTCTGGAAGCCTCCGCCGGATTGGCAGTACGCGCTCGGGAAAACAGACAAAGGATTAGCGCCGAACCCAATCAGCACAAATTCACCTAATTCAGCGCCCCGTCGATCAGCCGGGAAATAAGCTCCCTGTATGACAGTCCCATAGCTTCCCACGCCTTGGCATACATGGAAATTGGTGTAAATCCAGGCATGGTATTGATTTCGTTGACCAGCACCTGACCGTCGGCAGTAACAAAAGTATCTACCCTGCTCAATCCCTGGCCATCCACAGCCAGAAAAGCCTGACCTGCTGTCTGACGAACCTTTTCCAGAAGCTTCTGGGGCAAATGAGCTGGAACTTCCACATGAGAAGCCTGCGAGTCCATGTACTTACTATCAAAATCATAGAATGTATCATCATCCGGAGCGTCCAGCACAACCTCGCCAGGAAGGGACGTTTCAGGCAGACTTCCCGGCCGGGCAGCCAGGACAGCACATTCAATCTCGCGGCCGTCAATCCCCTGCTCAATCAGGACTCGCCAATCGTGATTAGCTGCCTCAAACACTGCGGCAGAAAG
This window contains:
- a CDS encoding mechanosensitive ion channel family protein, whose translation is MNTVGLTFPTKWSTIEAWFSARSSRIIYLVVTFVVAFFLIKWVTRLTQTAFNRTKLPSATLFINILRIFLWFIAVLIVLKPVFGITPSTFIAALGVGGLAVSLGLQDTISNLVGGFTLMMGKVISPGDTIKINDSVGTVKDITWRHTIIRERTGSEIWIPNSVLNSTQLEKLPTTNAAFTTVPFVMRGDTNVSMASKRILELVGRATSQLSLKKTNPSVRFTGFSPYGITGEIVLYAAHGVSFAQIADAASRAIAGEDYIVQNGSEEPLAGPVPVEDNQETIAFKPSKQLKQGEIAPQAVVQERSRENLKQPSMVNPPRNQDKDRGQTLSKNSQEAQGNPYVNRILKKLVSATESRENRKKRRNRSSGAVGGKNERKPSDISASPTNPEVIRQIGVVANPDKVEAISTTQMRRFNKPRHSGSLRRIGSTRSGKQTKD